In Centroberyx gerrardi isolate f3 chromosome 7, fCenGer3.hap1.cur.20231027, whole genome shotgun sequence, the sequence ATGCACTGTATGTTTGTCATATATGTTGTATACTGAATGTATGCTTGTACTGCTGGCTGTgtcacaaaacaaatttccatgTGAATGCACAATGAAtgatattgtatcgtattgtatggCATACTAAGATACTAAGGTCACTTTTCTTGACCCGAAGTGAACTACGTCTTGTTACCAGCCAATGCAGTTGTCCTGTCTGCATAGCAACAACCTTCTAAAAGGTTAGCAGGGTACAAAATGATTCTGTCTTCGAGGTCTTCTACCTTAGATGCTGGAAACAAATCCTTTATTCAGTGTTTCGGTACATTGTGAGTATGAGGATGTGGTCTGCAAAGGCTATTTGATGGGTAGCTGCCCACTGAATCAAGAAGAATAGCTGATTATTTTGAAATCAGCATTTTGATTAGACTAGCACTGGCATGCGTAGTGCCCAAAGCGTACAAGTGGGTGCACAAGTACTTCTGCAAACTAGTGTACAATcaaccattcattttcaatcaagAACTTTATGATTCATGGTACTATCCCAGGGCACTGATTTGACTGCCATTACCAAGCATTTAGCGCTGATTCAAATTCTGGCTGTTGACATTCATTTAACGAGCCAGGCTAGCAGACAAAGTTTCTACACCCGTTTTCATTCAAATGGACAGCCGACAACAAAACAACCTCTAGAAATCATGGGCTGATCCTTACAAAAGTAGGTAAGATGAATAATGTGTGAAAGAATATTTTCACTTCAGAAGGCTTTTATTCAGTCTTAACATTTCTCTACTGCCTTTGCCTGATCCTAGCAACTGTTTCAGACAAAGAGAGTGGGAGGATAACTAAGCTGAGTAGCTAAACTAAGAACTTCCCCTTTTGATATTCCTTGCACTGACATGACGTCAAGTGGCCATGTTTGTAGGTGTAAATTAACATACCTCATCCATGAAGCAGACGAGACCACAACTCTGTGCAGCGTGTCCAGTCGAGCAAAGAAGGCCTCTAGTGTTGAAGGTGTCTCTGCAGCGCCCGCACTACTCCGGCTCAGCTGGTGCCTCAGACAGCAGTTCAGACGTCTCCTTAGAGCCTGAACAGATCACAGGACAAAGCACCAGAGTTTAAATCTGAGGGTTCAGCTGCCGGTTCAGTCCCTGTTCAGGTGTCATCTCAACACTGCAAAAGTACCTGCACTGACACTGCCAGGTGGTAGGACGATGAACAATGAGCAAAGCGTTGTTAAATGTGgaaacattttgaataaaaatgcACATCTGGAAATATTTCTGTAGATATGCTCTATAAGCCCTATAAGCATTGCATTATGTttcatgtgtcagtgtgtaacAATGTCAAATTGCATTGTCcctttcaaataaacaaacaaataaataataaaaactgttggcAACTCCTAACGATGCGCACCTGCACATCTGCTCTGTAAATCTAATATGGAGAGCCAactaaacacattcacacacctgCATATGTGCCGTAAACTACAAACATCTGACAACCTGTAAATCTGTTAATAGTCAAGATAGCAAAAATTATTTTGAGACAATAGGAATTATGTTTTAGCATGACGAGGATGCTGTATATTTGGTTTCATTATATTCTATCATTCTTTTTTGTTGTGATTATTTATCATGTTTAGTATGCACTTCTGCTGTAATCATTTGCTGTTTTATCTTCCATACGTTCTATTCATTCTATTCTTATCAATATCATATTCTTGGCTGCtacaatgacccaatttccccacagggaccATTAGAGGTGCTCCACTGCTCCAGTTGTTCCTTGCAGGTAGGTTCATACATTCTTAATGTGCTTAATGTGGAAACTGAGTAGTAACATTTGTTAAAAGAGGAATTCAAGCTGTATTTCGTTTTTTAATTGAAGTCATTTTTATGAACTAAAGTAGAGAAAAATTGGCTTATAAGAGGTGCTTAATATATCTTGAAGCTAAAATGCaaccaaaatgaaatgaattcacttattacaataAGCTTAGATTGTTCCATCAATATGTATGAACTTGAACAACTGCAGCTAGAACCAAGGCTCTATTCTGCGTTACCATCGGGACACAAAACCTTGAGCCGTTCAACTGACTATGAATTGAAGACTGACATTGCGGGCTTTTATGTACATTGCAAACCTAAAATCCTTGTAATGTATTTTTCAGCTTTTACATTCAAATGAGCATTTTTCATAGTCGTGCTGAAAGAACCAGAATGTTCCCATATCCCTAAAAATCAAGTGAAATCCAGTCTCCCTGgtccctgtctctgtgtttATAAACTCAGTCTCCCATTCAGTGACAGCAGAGCCGCTCCAGGATTTAtctcctgatgacatcatccaaaAAGTCTTGGCTCTCCTTTCTAGCTTTGAGGAAGACATATTTATATTCACAACCTAGACGGAAATGTCCAAGATAATAGCAATCACATATGCTAATTCTGTTCTACAGTGAATTTTACCTTTAATGCACTTAAATTAAAAATCACTAAAGTAGTCCACCCTAGTCAATGCAGATACACACTTGGAAATTAACTGGAGCAAATTGACTTAATGTGACTTAATGCATGAAAATGGATGCAGAGTACTGTATCTGGGAAATGGGACGAGGCCCCAGATTATGCCCTTACTATAAAAAGGACAGTTCATTatagaaatattcaaataaaattgaattaGTAAAAACAAATGgcccttaaaaaaaaagcaagaaaatgtattcaagaTCACCTTAAGCCATTATTAATTTGCATTTGTAGGTTATACATATTGAACAAACTGTCAATGGGTATACTACTAATTtaatacataaatataaaacaatgtgtGCCATTTAAATTTTAACTATGCTAAACTGTAATGGAAATGGCTGTTTAAGGGGCATTTTCCGCTCCAAGGTGCAGATGGCTGTAAGGATCAATAATATGTTGAAGGGGAAATTCAGATCAATCCCAATCAAGCCTGTTCAGAATTCACAAAGGTCTTTTATATGGCAGGTCTGGTCTAGTACAATTCACATTAACTACAGCTGCACACAAAAAgataaaaccacagaaaacgTGTACAGGCTTGAGCTTAATAACACGTGGATGACAACTTCTCACTCATTTCTGGCTATGGAACAGCAGCGCGCATCCGCACCAATGCTAGTACAACCAGCACACACCACGTGCTGATCCATGCAGTCCACATGTGAAGCTCACTGTTGTGAGAGGTATTTTGTCGCCCTCATGTGGCCTGATGTACCTCATCCACCGAAGTACTCGTCAAAAACTTCACTTTTCATATGCCAAGGCCAACAAAAAACTTTGAATTGTCTGTCCAGCATTTTTCACTAAAGATGGAGGCTAAAATACGTTTGTTGATTCGGCATTGACCAAATCTGTGATAACTTTGTCTTAATCGATAAATTCCATAtttataaatacaattttatggataaaaaaaagaatatgctTAATATTTTATAAGGTTATGAACTATAGTTGAGTATTGATATACCGTTATGAACGATATATAAATATTATCCTGTATTATTCCTATTATTAGAAAGCTGTGAAATTGATAAATGTCTTTCCTTTAAGGTTTTCTTGTAAATTGTAAGCTAATGTACCCCGTACTTCTTGTAAGATAATGTACCCCGTACTTTGCACCACAGACTGTAGTACAAATTATTTGCACATAGCCTACTTAgatttattttgtatgtttCAGTTACTTTTTTGTCCAATAAAAAAACACCTCTTTTATTGCGCCTGCACGTCTTCCAGAGTAAACATAGTCCAATATGACTGGCGAAATGAGATTCCTACGTTCTCACCTGGACGGTTTTCCTCGTTTtttataaaaaagaaaactgtttGGAGCATCTAAACATCTGTTGTATCACTATCTGCACAGGCAATCACAAAGGACAGCCGTGCTCTATCGAAGGACCCCAAAGGGCCAAGATGGCTGCGCCCGTGACAGACGCCGGGGAGTTTGAAAGCTGGCTAAATGAGCGACTAGACTCCTTGGAAGTGGACCGGGAGGTGTACGGGGTGTATATTTTAGGCGTCCTACAAGAAGAGGAGAGCGACGAAGAGAAAGGAGATGCGCTTCAAGGAATTTTATCCGCGTTTCTGGTGAATATCCACAGCGGCATGCCCCGCCTAGCTACTACCGCTGAGTTGGAGTCATTTGTTGTTGTCTGCCAAAAACTAGCGTTGGTGTCAGCTGTCATATATGGAGCAAGATACCGGCGTTAGTTATAGCAGTGGTTGTTTAACAGGGTCCAGGGACCCAAAGCACACATACCTGCCGTTCTCTCTTTTATGGATTGAACGTTaggccaaactccattcaaaaatctggagTCTGGGGTTAAATGTAGCCTTTCTTTTCAGGGAGTGCCACATAACATTACCTGGTAGAACATAATTTGGATTCGTTagggtcttctggtaaattcggcatataaaTCCAACAAGCATAATTTTATTAAATGTCACCCTGGTACACACCACGGtgcattttggtggaagaaatTGGTGGGAACAGGTGTGAGATTTAATTGAAATACGTGCTGATTGATGTACCATCCATTGGATCTGTATCTCTTCATTTTAGATAAGCTGTCATGACAGTCGTTGGTAAACTAGAGCAGGTGTGATGACAGTTTATCACGGTCAGCTGTTTCTATTATTAGCTTAAAGGGGAATACTGTTCAGAGAATACACATAAATCAGGAATACTGATAAATGTTTTGTCATGTTCTCCGTGTGCAGTTTAATCAGAGTATGTGAACATGAAAAGGCTGGAAACCAAGAGCCAATATGTAACGTCAACAAGCTAGCCTTTTctattgacagtgaatgggaaacAGGCGATGTGTACTCATGGAATCATTAATCTGATAACAATACATTTAAATCAAATGCATTATTTCACCTTTATGTATTTTACAACAAAATCATGCTGGCATTGCCCCAGTCTGCTTCCATTTCATTTCTACCTATAGAAGACAGAGGTGAATGTTCACTAGTACAAACTGAAGTGTGTCTGGGTGTAATAACAGTATTTTAATGCAAAGACTAAATTTGGTAACATTCTGCTTTAAAGCTTTTGAGTTACACTTAATTATATACAGTAGACTGTGGGATCACTATTAAGAGAAACTTAAGTGCTACAGTCAGTACGGACTAGCTGTGAATGAGTCCAGTGGGTCATATAGTCTTGTGTAGGCTACCGGTGAAATACCAGACTGTTGTCTACAATGTGTCCCATATGTACAGATTGTGCTGATACAAGGCCATTGGTTAGCACACACAAATCGGCTCTTGAGTATTTAATGTGAAGTATTAACTGTCCTTTGTGTGCAGGAGGAGGAAACCCTGGACGACGTCTGCAGACAGATCATCAAGCAGTGGACAGAGAGCTGCGCCCGATCAGCAGCCAAGGGCGATGCTGATGACggtatttatttcatttaacttCTATTCACCCAAATTCCCAGTCTCATTGaaatgagggaggggaggggagacctggccaagaaagctgCATCATGGCCAAGAAAGCTgcatcatgacaaacataaatgtttcagaacagcaacacacagcaaTGTATAAAGTCAAAATACAGTTAAAAGTCagataaaagagagaacaaagtAAATTTTTCTATATAAGCACTCCTAAATGCAATACTCCAATATGAAACCAGCAGGCTCCACAAAAATATTGAAATCTTGAACAAAGCAAAAATAGTTTCTGACTGAGTCTGCCACAAGATCCTTTATCAGTTTGAACTCCCAGAGAGATTcacttttagttttagtttaaaaTAATTTGCTTTTGAAGGAGCAGAGTGAATGAAGACACTTttgtctaagtctgaccttagggGACAGATAACAAAAACAATTCCTGAGACTGCAATCAGAAATTCCACAAAGATTGTTTTGCCATTGCTATTACTGGAAAGTAATTGTCTCTGCACACAACCATACAAGTGTGTGTATTGTCTGGAGCCTTGAGCTCAGACAGGCGCCCTGTGGCTCAATCTGTTAATGTACCTTCATAATTGCAGCTAATTGCAAGTACTTGTTTATCACCTCAGCGGTCCAACTTTACTTCATAACAGCCAACAAGATCAAGTTTATTTGCAGTTTGGCTGTGTACTCTGTGGTAAGCAGAGCTCTTTGTGTGTTTCCCCTGTCTGTAGTTGAGGTTCAGGCCATCGCCAGCATGATAGAGAAACAGGCTCAGATCGTGGTGAAACAGAAGGAGGTGACTGAGGAGTccaagaagaggaaagaggccCTGCTCGCTCAGTATGGCAATATTACAGACGAAGAGGAATATCCTTGGTTTTGCAAAGTGTAACGAGGgtaaggctacgttcacactgattagaacaGCATGTATGTTTCAACTCTGTGACTTTTCTTTGACCGTGCACAGGGAAGAAGAAGGTATACATCTTAGGTTGTGTCATCCAATGAATGTCTACTCAGAGGTATTCTTAGTCCTTAAAATGTTTGTCAGTTGTTTCCTTGACATAAGCACTgaagctgaggaagaggagtcaACAAGTGCGACTAATTTTCCTGTAAGTGATAAATGTATCCTTTCTAAAGCTATCTGTATGAAACCAGAGGAGGCCATTTATAATCACATTGAATTCAGTTGTTACCTATTGCAATAGGTGCACAACTATGGGTGTTTACACAAGTAATACACAGTTCCAATCATTTACGCCTCTGTAGTAGTAATGTAGGTAAATAGTTAATTAGAAGAACAGATTTGCTTTTGTCCAACTGTCCTTTACTGAGAGTGTCAGCGCTGTTCAAGAACACCAACGTGGAGGAGGTCCTGAGCAGGCAGAAGCAAAAGCGGGATCAGGCTCGCGAAGACGctcagaagaagaaggaaacgGACAAGATGCAGCGGGAGAAGGACAAACTCACCAAGCAAGACAGGAAAGACAAGGAGAAGAAGCGTACACAGAAAGGTGAACGCAAAAGATAAAAGTGAAGAGAAAGGACACTTTGAACGTGAAAGGTTTTGTTGCCggacaaaaattaaaaaaaagaatcaacaGTTGATGCCTCTTTTTAACCTAAACCTCACTGATGTGAACATGACTTCATTAAGACCCTCTTTGTTCATTGCTTTCTTCAACAACAGTGTCCTAAATGTTGTGCAGGTTTCAAATCCTGGCCATTAATTTTGTGCTTTTCCCCCTGGACTCTGAAAATGAACAGACTCTGGAAAGCTGTTGTCTAGGAGCAAAAGCTGGAAATCTGTACATGCCCTTGCCTTAGAGTCAGTCTTGCTATgttaatcagaaaaaaaaaaaaaatagctgttCTTTTTATCTGCTACAGTTCCAGTAGGTCTCTGCCAATATGGTGTGGATCCAACTGAAATGTAGCATTGCGTAGCATGCCTTGCCCGAGCCTCGACGCAGCTGCCCCTGAAATGAGCAAAGTAGTCTACTTCTGAAAGACACATTGGATTGATCACTGTAGGAACGGAGGAAAAATGCCCAGTCCGTTGCAGATTTCTCATAAGAGCGCGTGGAGCTTCTGTTGCTGTCCAATCTGTGCCAACATGCTGCAAACGCCTTCCATCTCCACGTTTCAGTAAAGACAAATGTCCATGTCACGTGTGTTTTTTAGTGCTTTCATTTTGACGCTTTAGGTTTTAATTTCCCTGTCTATGCAGTTTGTCTGAGAATAAGAACAAAGCAGCGGTCAATACCTTTATACCTCAAATGTATCATGTACCATGACTGAATGTTTTGCAATGGGGTTTAACATCTTttcaaattaataaaaacattttgagcaatttgaattgctttattttttttgtttccagttGATGCAACAACTtcttacagaaaaaaaagatctgtTTAACAAAACAGGAACATTAAAATTACAGGGACCCGAACAACCCTGCTCTTATTCACCAAGCAGGTCAAAGGAGAGCTGATCTAGACTCAGCTAGTCCAGAAAGGCAAAACTGCTCCTAGATAATTATTCtctaattatttattttcttacctATGTAATAGATACAGGCCTTGATCcctgtctcacacactgtcaTATATCACAGATAGTATTATTAAACATCATTCTTATCTATAATCTGAGGACAGTGTGACtaataaatttaaatttaaaataagAAACAtcgaaacaaaattatttttgaaaACGGGTATCTTTTGGTCCAGTTCAAACTTCTGACCAAATgacagataaataaaaacaatggacTGATTACAGTGCATTTTGTTAACAGGAAAAATCAAAGCATCAAAAGAAATCATATtccaataaataagtaaaacaaTGGGAACATTCACTGACATGTTCAGCATAAATAGTGCCTTAAATACAAATCTGATGGAGCAAGATTCACACTAATTTTGACCTGACACtaaacaaaattaatttaaGATGCGGCAGGATAAATTACATTTCATGCAATTCCTGCACAACAAGAGCTATGCGACTGAAGCTCCCTGATGCCAAACAGTGCAACCAGTATCAAGCTTCAAAGtgctcatactgtatgttcGTCTACAGTGATCACCACATAGCAGATAAAATTTCTGATACACGACAGTGTGTCAGAAAGTCATAGAAGCAAATGGGAAAAGGAATGAGCCTTTGGTTGAAGTGGGGCCTTGAATTAAACAGCATAATAGAGAACTGCCCATTCAAAATGatggcaaacaaacacaaattgtCCGACATTGTTAACTGCTACATTCAATATTGAAGATTTCGATTATAGTTTTCATTAGACTGGTAATAATCAGCATATTCTCAAATTAACCTGCCTATGGGAATTTATACTTAGGATATTTTAATGTGGTTACAATTTCATCAACACATTTAAGATGTGCTTGTTGCCTACTAAATCATTCCAATTTAAAACTAAAGGAGTATGAGCAGCTGCTCTCCTCAAACGTGGCCTCCCTGACAGCATGGTGATCCGGCTTCTCCGCAGATTTGGGCAACGTCATCTGGAGGGCGCACCACAGCGCTGTGCGGGTCCTTCTTGTGGTCGCACACAAGTCCTTCAACGCCATGGCCAGCAGCAGGGTGTCTATCAAACAGAAGCAAGTTAGGACTGGCAGCGTTTCAGACAAAGCAGCTTATTCCTAACATTGCACTTCTGAGTTACCTCTGTCGTCTCTGAAAGGAGCCCTTCCCTGCCTCTGGCAGTTGGACATATTGACAAACTCCTCCTTGCGTCTGGCTTGGGTAACGCAAATAGCCACATAATGTCTGTCCAGTGCTGAGTTAATATTGGCATGGAGGGGAACGCTGCGCAGATGCTCCATTTTACCCAGAAGGCTCACCACCtgcaacacatgaacacaaccaATCCTTATAATCCTCTCCTGGCCTTGGAACACAATATCTTAAAGTGATATTCCACGTTACTAGAACATTAGCACTATTTACCGTGTTCACCTTTCAACAAATTtacttagggttagggtgacAAATATTCAAGCAAAGGTGATGCAGATCCGGAAAAAAGAATTACAATTATTTAATAGTTAGGAACGTATTGTTTCAAAAAGAACCAAGTTTTAGCTGTATATCCTTGTGCCATATGAGGTTTCAAAAAAAGATATTCCAAAAGATTAAATGATTTCCTTATTGGAGTCCCAGATGCTGTACAAGGTTCAAACAATACAAGTGAACAGAGACTTAAAGAAACCTCTGGGGCAGCAATTCTCTGTGGTTCACTGGCGATTGAGATGAGAGTGCTAATTAGAGCTAATAATTAGGCAAATATCACCTTATAAACAAGACTGCTGTGACAAAATTAACCTGTAGATGGCAGTAGGACAGCAATCATAAATTCAGGGGTCTCACCCTTCCTTGTTCTCGTATCTGGTTGACAATCAGATGGTCGACTCTCGTGGGGTTTGGTGGCATTTTGGGTAGGCTAGTGCTAGTCACTGCTGCAGTCCGATTCCCAGGAAATGTCTTGGTAAGGGTGGTTTCTGtctaaaattgaaaataaatacaagtaTTTACAAACATGACGACATGACACTTGAAATCagcacaaaaaaatcaaattttttggaagtcagagtgagagaagacccagcagcaaacaaaaataaaaatatatcttGTCTGATTTTAAGTGGCAGTGATCATCCAAAGAACAAGACTCTGAAGTCACTAATTGTTGTATCAGGTGCACACACAATGATCAAGCTGTATCTTCAGTTtctcatatttatatttatgatATACACAAAAAAGATCACACCACACCAGTCCCAACGTTTGGGTGAATGCCTTTATCAAGGTGGCTGGTGGTAGATAACAggatataaatatatgtatagaTGATATATGGAAGAGAGATTTCCAGGTGGAATCAAgcagtcacacagtcacactagCCAATGAATATGCAGAATAAGTGCTTGTGTgataaaaatcttttttttccaaaaaaggGGCCACCTTGGTAAAGGCATTCAATATATTGATATATCaataaatataagaaagtgAAGAAACAGCCTGATCACTGTGTGTACACCTGATACATTTAGTGACTCAACTTTTTTCAATTCCAATTTTGAATGCacaccttctttctctccttctccaaacACCTCCATTGCTCGTAACATTCTTCTAGGTGGAAGTGAAGCTGGCTCATCGGTCCTCCTCGGTTCTTCATCATCCTCGGGGACCTCGAGGCCGAAGCCATGCCAGGATAAATGCTCTCTCCACTGCAGCCCATCGCATCACAGAGGTAGGGGTTGAAAGCTGCAAACTCATTGTCTGACATCATATCGCCCAAATCCATGACGGGAACGCCGCTTCCATAGGGCAGTGAGGATCTCGAGCTAAAGTTAGACGAGTTAAAAGGCATGCAGGAGCGCTTTCTGGGGTCATTTACAGGATACATGAGAGGCACAAACTGCGGTGCATTCCCTGCACTGACTGTGCTGTTTCCTCCACCAAATCTCTGAGAGTTGTGCATGTTCCCCAGCAGGTCAAAGTACAGGTTTTGTGGGAGCCCCTGCTTCTTGTCTCCGTCTCTCATGTGAGTGTTGCTATGGGGTCTTATGTTGAAGCCTTCTCCCAGAAAGCCGGCCATATGCATCCTGTTCTTTTCCAACTGCATCTCTGAGCCCCCATCTCTCTTCCTGATGCTATCCAGGCCGGTCCCGGCCTGGCCCTGTCCTGGCTGGCAGTGGGTGGATGGCCCACCACCACGACTGTAGTCTTGAATGCACAGTGGGCCTCTTTGCATCTGGTGGGAGTGCTGTGGTACAAACTCTGACacagactgagagaaaaaagatgTGTTAGAAGGTCCACAGTTTGCCCTGGGTGGCTTGATCTTGTTCTGCATCTGGCTCTGCTGGCTGTGATGCTGAGGGTGCTGGTTCATGCCCAGGGTTACAAGGAGTGAAGCGTTTCCTGTATGCGTGGCCATCTTGTTCTGGTACTGGTTTGTGGGGTTAAAAGATGCAGAAAGGGGTTTTGGTTGCTGGAAGTACTCTACGTTTTGCGGGTTGAACCCGGGTAGATTTTGGGAGCTACTATCGCCCTGAAATGTCTGTTTCCCCActcctccatttctttccctctgCGCTGTCCCAAACTCTCCCACCTGCTCTTTTTGGATCTGCATTGTAGGAGTACTGTGTGTTGACATTGCAGGACTGGTGAATTTCCATTGTTCAGCCATGCTGTCTTCATAGTGCATCTCcattggctgcctgtgtgtgtttggaggctCTCTACGACGCAAGCTATCCTGCTCACCAGCCATTAAAGCCTGGAAATTGCTGACAAGTTTGTTGACTTCTTGTGGCGCATACTGTTCATTACTCATGGGCTTGACGCTGCTCTGGATGGAGTGGTCCGCATAATAGGGATCAAAGCATCGGCTGCTCATCTCGCTTTGAGGGGCAAAGACATCACTGAGGTCAGGGAAATTATTCATAGGCCCACTATTCCCTCTGTCTTTATCAGCTGAGATGTAGTCATGTTTACTTTGTCTTATCTGTGACAGGTAGGAGTTCCCCGTGCTGGGCATCGGTAGACCTGGTGGCAGTTTCTGAGGCTGGGAGGTGTAGCTGTCCGCGCCTCCGTTGGAGGAGGTAAAAAGGCTTTGTTGAGTGTTACCAAAGGCGTTGAACTGCTGATAAAACTCTTCAAAATATTTGTCCATTGGCTGCGCTTGTGCTTTATTAAAGGACTCGCGGCATGTATGGTTTGGAAGAAAGGCAgggttttgttgtgtttttgactcTGACTGAAAGTACTGCAGCAAATCCTCTCTCATAGTCTTTGGAGACCAGATGGGCTTAAATGTGGATACGTTCCTGAAAGAAGAATTAAGGACTTTCTTTAATGCtagctttttttaaaaaactaaTAAAGCAATACATGTGCAATATCTATTCAGTTTTTAAAAGCTAAAACtatgaaaaatatgtaataCAATATGACTGcataatataattttttttttttttacttttaaaattctttgagaatgaaaacaaaacaaaaaatcctgTGATCCATGTATTCTTACAAGTTGTCTTACTCAGATGACTGAATGTTTGACTCACCAGCACTGTGGTAACCCAACTGTATACAGTATAGGGCTGTCAAATTTGGCCAAAAATGACGTTCGattattccttctaaaaaaacacataggttcGAAGCATTCGAATATCTATTTTTGCGCATTATGTCCATAAGAGGGCAAACCAATACAACGAGAGACATAACTACTTGtataggtatatttatttcaacataaacatgtcttttaaaagatctacatacctacacattacaaaataaacaaataaaataatctcCTATACCGTAAAACTTTTAAAGACCGtagacccctctctctctctctgcgccgTGGTTGGTGCTAGAGTGAGAACTGAGAAcgcgctgtctctcggagcgagatcaaatgaatgattcgtaattgatatgttattcgatagcctaatttttatagaggttaggtaatattcatactggtttaaataCAGTTTGATACAACTTTATCTCGAGGTTCCACAATTTTGCCGTCTGACCAAAATCCGAAGTATTTCCAAACagggctttttagattgctttTAGATCGGAGGGGGTTGTGAACTCTCTGCCATCATTACCACacggttgttgttgaattattcgCTTATTTCAGCTtgacctacatttcattttcaatcaatgaaagTGACGTTGTGTGACTTCTGTCCGTCATGCAGTGCATTCAGTGCAGCGGCCCAGGCCCGCGCGAGAACTCGCGAGGCAGACAGCCGCGGTagtgctccttttttttttttttcacaatcgaatattaattttcacaatcgaatgtctgtttttttttacaattcgattatataatcgaatttagaatattcgttgacagccctaatacagtacatactgtaatATGCACCCCTCCCCCAAAAGTGAAAACCTAGGCTTGAATAACATACCCTTCAGCATAGTAGTTGTCCAGTGAATCTGCTTCCTCCAAAATATTTGACACTAGACCATGTAGATCTGCCTCCCCTTCACACTCAGTACCATCAGTGGGATTCCTTCAACATACAGAAAAAACTTCCTCAGCATTACCATGCAGCACTCTAATTAAGGCAATTTTCTCTCTGAAAACATTCACATAATAACATGTTATCAACTCCACAATGGGATTTGCACAAAGTACATTTAACTACCTCCAAGGAACAGGCTATAGTCTAAAACCTACTTCAATTTGGCAGAAATTATTATCAGCTTTTAGTTCTTT encodes:
- the moto gene encoding uncharacterized protein moto, which translates into the protein MESSVNGGSGNNGSVAQPFIPVPSFTLPEQDTAYIPWSQNAHDDPYELIHCAQNNIKSRNVSTFKPIWSPKTMREDLLQYFQSESKTQQNPAFLPNHTCRESFNKAQAQPMDKYFEEFYQQFNAFGNTQQSLFTSSNGGADSYTSQPQKLPPGLPMPSTGNSYLSQIRQSKHDYISADKDRGNSGPMNNFPDLSDVFAPQSEMSSRCFDPYYADHSIQSSVKPMSNEQYAPQEVNKLVSNFQALMAGEQDSLRRREPPNTHRQPMEMHYEDSMAEQWKFTSPAMSTHSTPTMQIQKEQVGEFGTAQRERNGGVGKQTFQGDSSSQNLPGFNPQNVEYFQQPKPLSASFNPTNQYQNKMATHTGNASLLVTLGMNQHPQHHSQQSQMQNKIKPPRANCGPSNTSFFSQSVSEFVPQHSHQMQRGPLCIQDYSRGGGPSTHCQPGQGQAGTGLDSIRKRDGGSEMQLEKNRMHMAGFLGEGFNIRPHSNTHMRDGDKKQGLPQNLYFDLLGNMHNSQRFGGGNSTVSAGNAPQFVPLMYPVNDPRKRSCMPFNSSNFSSRSSLPYGSGVPVMDLGDMMSDNEFAAFNPYLCDAMGCSGESIYPGMASASRSPRMMKNRGGPMSQLHFHLEECYEQWRCLEKERKKTETTLTKTFPGNRTAAVTSTSLPKMPPNPTRVDHLIVNQIREQGRVVSLLGKMEHLRSVPLHANINSALDRHYVAICVTQARRKEEFVNMSNCQRQGRAPFRDDRDTLLLAMALKDLCATTRRTRTALWCALQMTLPKSAEKPDHHAVREATFEESSCSYSFSFKLE
- the ccdc43 gene encoding coiled-coil domain-containing protein 43, with protein sequence MAAPVTDAGEFESWLNERLDSLEVDREVYGVYILGVLQEEESDEEKGDALQGILSAFLEEETLDDVCRQIIKQWTESCARSAAKGDADDVEVQAIASMIEKQAQIVVKQKEVTEESKKRKEALLAQYGNITDEEDEAEEEESTSATNFPVSDKSLFKNTNVEEVLSRQKQKRDQAREDAQKKKETDKMQREKDKLTKQDRKDKEKKRTQKGERKR